Part of the Trichoderma asperellum chromosome 1, complete sequence genome is shown below.
CAAAAATGGACTTTCACAATCCCTCGTGAAATGATCAACGAAATATATATGATGCTATGGTTTGGCTAGAAATAAGCTTCGTATCCTGCTATTCTTGTCGGACTATTGGCTTTGCCATGAAAGAAATAGAGGATAGATGGATGCAATATGAGAGTAGGAGATGTGAGTTGTCTCTGGCTGGCCAATGAGCTAGGGGGTTAAAAGAGGGACATGAATGGCTTGGCAAAGTTAAGCTAACATACTAATACTTGTCGGTTTGGAGGGAGTCTTCATGTTGTTTATCTTATGTATGTGCTGATTTATTGATGACGATCTGAGCATCTTTATGATGCATGTATGGCTTATAATTCAGGCTGTAACTCGCAATTGTAGCTTGCATCAATACATCACTCTAACCCAACACGCACTGAATGGTCCTTGCCTGGGTAAACCAGTATCCGTTCCATTTCCCAGAGACGCCGTCGTTCCAAGTTGTCAAGTCGGCAACGCCGGGGGTCCAGATACCGCCCGAGTTGAGGTTGCCAGAGCTGGCGAAGCAGTTTCCAGGCTCAACAAACATGGAGCAAACCCAGCCTATGAGTTGCGGTTGTTTAGAATTCAGGAGTCAACGCATATACATTTGAGAGGATAATTTGGATACTCACCAGGATCGGGACCAATTGATCCCAGAGTCTGCCACGGAATTGTCCAGCAACCGCCATCAGTCATCTGAACGTCCTGACATAGGTTTGTTGGTGACCAGTTGCTATAATTGCCCCAGAATATTTAGATCATTGTAAGAAGCCATGCCGAGTCAGAGAGAGCTTACGGGCCGGGGCAGACATAAACACCGCCAGATGCACGCTCAGTCACGTTGACGGGGTTGGCAAGTCCTAGACTTAGCAAAGAGCTCGCGATGATTGTGATGACAAACGCCTTCATTTTGATCTAAAAGTTCTTGGCCTACTTTAGAAGAGATACTTGAGAGAAGTGCCTATTCGAGTGATATTCGGGACAgatctctctccttttatAACGAAACACACCGCCCTTGCTATTATGCTTGGTAACCTGTTAGGTAGAACTGAGTAAGGTtgctaaaaaaaacttctCCATATGCTTATAAGTCTTATAGTTGATCGTAGTTTAGAAACACCAGCGCTTAGACCTTGCTTGTAACGCCCTTGGGCTAGCATCTCATGACTAGTGCAGCATTCACGGTCGAGGACGACAACAACCATCCAACATTGTGCCGATATTCCGAGTAAGCTTACAGAATACCTACTACTTTGGTGAAAAGTCAACATGATTCGGAGATAGTGGTCAATAGACTGCGCTGAGGAATGAAGCGATAAAAATGGCGATGGGTATAATTTCATGCGGTGGACAGCGGAACTATCTCTATTTCTGGAAACTTGCAGATGAACACGTAAGGTAGAAAGATTTTTTCacagatgatgaagatattATAAATGATCAAACTAAACTAGAATTAGAAGCGGTTTCGGCCTATGTTTTCTCTAAGACAGCTATGGAGATCTTCGATACTATGCGAGAAAGCCGAGGCAGCTGTAAACTCTACATGGAAACAGAGTTAGTCTGTATGTGTTTTATTGTGTTGTATATGAACAATTAAGTCGTATATATTTTCGGAACGGTGATTCTAGCCAGGTCTCTTGGTCCTCATATTGCCGAAGCCTCAACTTTGGTACTCCGAATGCCGCGTGAGCTTgggttgttttctttcttttttttttgttgtccCAGCTGCAGATACCCACTTTGGCTGTTACCCAGAAGATCCGACCCCACTAGTAATGGTAACAGCTTATAATAGAGTCTTAAGGTTTGAATAGCTGCACGAGCTgaatcttttcttctctctttcttcttctcttttgccaAAAGGTCTAGATGCGAGCCCTCTTCACTGCGGTATATGGCGACGTTTCCGCTCAGTGGACATGGGAATTTCTACATTCGGTTTACGAATCGATGATAGCTTGGTGGTGTGATGGCCAAGTTTCAAGTTATCTGATAATCTGGTAAAGAAACTACAGAGCTTTTTTCTCTAAGGGGTGGACAAATTAAAGAATCACCAACAGACGAATGGACAAATAATAGACCAATACCCAGCCTCATGACCGGGTTGAAGCAGGGGCTGAAAACAATAATTGTTCAATGGTCAAACTGCATGGAAATAAACAAGCGCTAACTATTAGGCGCAATATACTCCGTATACCATATAGAGATGCGCAAGTAGTGATGATGGCGGATTCCAAGTAAGCATAGTGTTGATGCATCGCTATGTTTATTAATCCTCGTCAAAGAACGCGATGACCCGACTTAGTTTGTTATTAATCTTACCGAGAAGAACGGGGCTCCCTGCGAAGGTGGTTCCGTTAGCTTCAACGAGCCATAGAAATCGGGTTGCAATGAATCAATCCTAAAGCCATGGCTCGCTGGATCTGTTTGGTGTTTAGAAGAGAGGTTCTGCACGATGTACTTTAGGAGCCTATTTATTAGCTTCATCAGTTTTGTGCTACATGATTAGCATCCCCTCAAATTTCTGGGAGATACTGTCAAGTGATGGTTGCTATCTATCTTCCCGGGGATAGGAACTTGACAAGAGCGGCACAAGTTGTTCACTTGGTGCCCTTGACAATGACGTCCAGCAGATGAGCATTCGAGGTGATGCAGATCCTTGGACACTATTGCTTGGCATGCATATAATCAGGAGTTTCTAGTCATCTCTCCTCCTCAGTCTCTATCGTTCCCTGTAGTGCGTCGTTGTCTTACAAAACTCGCATGTTCGCCGTTTCGTTTTATTGGCAAGTTTTTTACTCTATTTTTATGCGATGACCTGCAAATAGATCAGATGTTGTCAACTACAGTCTCTTCGGCATTACCAAGGCATAtcagaagaaggaagctaTCCCAAATGTATCACAACGATGActttggagagagaaaggcaaCAACAGTCGAAGCCGAGAAGAACAGTCAAGGCAATGGTCAATATTGCTCTTCTTTAGTAATTGAACAAACCCGTAATCacgataaaaaaaagaaaacggcTACATTGCTCGGCATTCTATCTATTTTACTCTCAATATTTGATAGCCGGATGGGGACTTATCAAGGTTGTGGCGGTGGTAAGTATGCTTCATGTGGATGCCAGCCGTCAACCTGAGTTTgctaggtacatgtagtccAGGTATCTAGACCACGAAATTGGCTGAGACGTATGTAGCATTAAGACTCCTGATCTGGgctgttttttctttccttttggcAGCATAGACAATCTTACCAAGGCTCAATGCTGGATTAGAAGAAGCAGGATGAAGAGACGGGGGCTTTAGGTGCTATTGCCAGGCTGTAGCATACCCATAGAATGTGCATGAGCTAAAAACAAGCCACTGACGCGCCAAGTCCAGCACATGCACGGTAGAAGCAGTATCGTCACTTCGGCTTATCGCCGGGAAAGCGTGCAAGTACCGAGCACTGGCGGCGCTGCGGAAAATATTCCTTCCAGTTTCATCACCTCTCACCAACTGCATCGTCTTCCGAGTCACCACGCCACACTCTCGCAACAACCAGCCGCATCCACGACTACTCCCGCCTGCAGCAAATCCGGCGAGCGCTAGACTGTGCAAAGATTCACTGCACGGTCACAACCTTCCtaccttctccatctcttctctcagctATATGACCCAAGAGCCTATCAAGACTCCAAAGCAGCTCCTGAGCAACAGCAATCTCGATTCTCTCCACCTCTCCCAGCATGGCTCTCTTCCCCGCGATGCGAGTGGCCTCCGTCGAGACCTCTCAGGCGGCCTCAGCCACTCTCGCCTCGGCCCGGATGACCAGCGTCAACCCCTCCCAGACGAGAGTGGCGCCGGCGTGAATGCCGACCAGCTGGACAAGAAGCTGCAACGATTGACTCTTGACGAGGCTCTACATGACCGCCCTTCTGTACCCGGACAGCGAATCTCCGAATATGAGAAAGCTCTGGCCTCCCAGACTGCGAAACAAGACGTTGGATTCCAGGTGGTAAAGCGCTCAGAGCCCCGCTCTGATGGGATACGCCTCGACAACTTCCCTAACGGTATGTTGAGCAGCGCATATCAAATAGTAATGCTGCTTTGTACTAATATGGACGGACAGAGATTCTAACGCACATATTTTCGCATTTGCCGCCCGATTGTCACTCCTCGGTGGCGCTCGTATCGAAACGATTCTGGGCACTGGTTACCACACATCATGCTTGGCGCATGGCGTTTATGCGCTACTTTCCAGGGCATACCATCCTGGACAACCATGCCAAAGCCGATGCGACAAATTCTGGGACTGCAACTGCACCATCCTCTGATATTTTGCGTTTCGAGACCCGATACTTCCCTCGGCTTACATCGCTGGCTACCTGGAGAAGCGAGTATCTTTTGAGAACTCGTCATCTAAGAAGCTTGGCTCGTGGAAAGCCAGGGACTCCCGCAGGAGGGACCTTGTCTGGCCGAGTTGGTCGCGCTGGGAAAAAGAACAGCGCGGTTTTAACATACAATTCGAAGCTGCCTTGGCAAGTGACCAACATCCACGCCGTCTTCTTAAACGGGAAGAAGCCACCGCGTGTCGTTCAAGGAGCCGGGGATCTCGGCGCAGCGTCTGTTAGCGACCCTACGACGGGCAAGATTGAAAAATGGGGCCTTGAAGATCTATTCTCGATGCCACAGTTGGACGAAGTCGCTCCAAATTTGTTGCCTTATGGTCTGGGAGACGGACCAGCAGGTGTCCCCAACACCATGGATGTGAGCTATACTTATGGCGTGGTAGCTGGAGAGGGATTCCCAGGTGGCCGGCCGTTCTTCCGAGGAATCAATGTACCGCGCGGGCGCTACATTGGTGCAGAGATTAGTGCCGTAGACGCACATCCGGACATACCCAAGATCCCCGAAATGTCCGATGCAATCTGTAGCGTATGGATTGCCAAATCGTCCGCTGTGACATCGACAACGCAGTCAATGTGTGGTATCCTCACGGGCTCCGCGCTTGGCGTGGTCACTGCTTACTCGCTTGGCTGGGATACTACAGGTCCAAGATATGCCAATGGTGATGTCACAGCACGGTGGATCATTAGTCCAGGGGTTCCCATCATCTCCCTGAAGGTTGACGACAGCTTCAACCAAAAGCGCAAGTCTACTTCTAGAGTCTGGGCGGTAGCCCTGAATGCACTGGGTGAAGTGTATTATCTCTGCGATGTCCCTGTTGGAAAACCCGTTCGTGCCAGTGGAGAAGATATGACGAGGAATGCCTGGTATACTGGTCGTACAGTATACTGGCACCTTCTGGATGCAACCCGCAGAGTTGCTCGGGAAGATGAGTTGGACAAGAATGCAACCCGTGGAGCATATTCGCCTCGGTCACCCTCAAATGGTATGCACCTCAGCAAAGAGCAGCTAGTGGCAGAGGCCCGGGAAATCGAAAAATTCATGAGATACAGGCCCTCCCACTTCCGCAAAGTTTGTGACGGCTGGGACATGCAGCGAAAGCTTGAAGTGGATTTTGCAAGCGACGATGGCAAGGGTGCCGGAGAGAATATCTTTGTGATTGACTGTGGTACGGCTGAAAACCGCCATGCTAGTATCCAACGCTATTCGCGGTCCTTGATACCCGCACAAAAACCTCCTAGCGAATCTACGACGCCTGTGGCACCAATTTCTACGTCGCTTTTCGGTAGCATTGGTGGGTTTGACCATCGGATCTCTCCAGTTTCCGAGTCTCAAACACCGTTGTCTCCGCCCCCAACTCCAAAGTCACCGCCAGTGCCCTCGACTGTTATCCACGACTGGTCAGAGCAGGCTTTGGAACTCAAGGGCTACAGCCACGATATTATAACGTCAGTCGCTTTAGACAACTCTCTTCCATCGCTTTTCACTCTCGGGGAAGATCCCTTGCATACTGCAAATGAAGCTTCATCTACGACGAGTCCTTGGGCTGATCACGGTTCAAGAGAGATTCCGGGACGCAGAACTCGTTTCATCGTTATTGGGACCAACAGCGGCGCTGTTCTTGTCTGGAATGCCCGAGATGATGACAAGACACGCGGAATCCAGCCACTAAGAATCCTCCAAACCGAGTCGCCAGAGGTGTCCGCCGTTGCGGCTTCTGGACTGTACTTGGTCCATGGCGGCAGCGATGGCCTTGTCCAAGCCTGGGATCCCTTAGCATCTATAGTGGAACCTATAAGAACAATCAACGCTAGGTCAAATAGCCGAGTTCCTCGCCAAATGCTAGTCATGAACCCAGCGCTGCGGGAGAATACATACTCTGCTGTGGGAGCGATATTCCTCGATCCTGATCCTACAACTCTTCAGGGTGTGGTCTCTTTTGGAGCTTTCTTGAGATATTGGTCATATGGATCACAAGGCCACGCTGCAGGACGCAAGCGTCGCGTTCGACATGCTGATATGGATAATCGTTTAGCTagccgccgccaaggtgCTGCGGTGACGGACTATATCGCATCTGAGGAGGCTGAAATGCATCGAGAAGATGAGCAGCAGGCTCGCGAATATAGCCGTCGTCTCAAGAGATTTGGCGCCCTAGGCGACTTgaccgaagaagaagcaatcCTTTATGCGCAAATGGTTTCTGAAGAAGCTTATCACGCTGAAGAGCAGCGGCGAGCCAGTGATTCAGCAGCTGATGCCAGTCTCGACACTGCTTCCTCCTTCAGCGAGAATACCGTAGAGACTGTAACGCCAGACCCCAGCATTGTCGAGCCGTCAGCTTCAGAAGCCAACGGCGTGGCTGAGAGCGAGTATGAGCAGCAAATCCAGCAAGCCATCCGATTATCTCTCATGGAAAGCGTCGGCAATGAAGGCGGACAGTCCCCTATAGAGACGTCGCGAGGGAACAGCTCTGGCGACTTCGATCTCCCCGTCAACGTCAAATACAAGCCTGAGAGCAGTAAGAAGGGGAAGCAATCAGAATCTGGCTCGCCATCGTCGAGCCACACGCCCGTTGGCGGACCTTTGTGGCAAACAACatctgaagatgaagatttagCTATAGCTTTAAGTTTAAGCATGCAAGATCAAGGAGGTtactcgccgccgccatcgtcaGATCCAGACGTGGGGCTCGGTGCCCAGCATGAGGAGTTCCCATCCTTGCCTGGCGATGGATTTGGGAAAGGGAAGGGCAAAACTGTCCAGAGGTGGTGATGAAAGGAGGGGAGAGAGCAGTCTCGAGGTGGAAATTGGTTGAAGACATTTTTTGCATTCTAGGACATGGACAAGTGCGGATGTGCCTGCCATGCTTCATCTTTTGAACAATATTCAAGTTAGACATTTGAAACTCTACATTATTTCTTGCGCGCGAGTTTCGACAAATACAGTTTTGTTTACCAGAATGATGATGTTTTTGGTGAGATGTGAAAACTTCAAATTCATACTTTTGCTTCATTAGCTGTCATTGTCTTTCTCGGCAATCCGGCTTTATGGCAATTGCCAAGTCATAAAGAGTGACATTTTATTGAATTATTGTACAggtaaatttaatatacatCCTTCGTAGTCGTTAAACCGGTGTGACTATGAGGGAGATATCAGTGACCGCTAGCACTATCCCTGAGCGAAGATAGATCTTGAACTTTGCCAAGATTTTGTGTTCTTTCACTAAGCAAAGCTATCCCTTTCTGCAGCATAGAACCATTCCTTCTATAACCCAGTAACTTTTGACCCAAAACTTTTCGTAATATCCCAGCAATCCCAATTCGCCTAGTGTTGATGACATGTTCTATGCGCTTCAGATAGTTACCCAAACGCTTATTGCTAAGCAAATAAACAAGGCACTGAGCTCTAGGCGTATTGAAACCGCGCTGCTTTCGTCGTCCCCTCCAAGATCATCTTGATTCCCCGTTTTGGCAGGGAAATTAGGCATGGAAGGCAACAAAGTGGCAGTGACGGAACTCTCCGGGTAAGTCAACGTTTGAGATGACAGAATCAAGCCATTGGGGCCTATGGTGATAGTTTGGTTGTCGATGACTGTCGTTTCCACGTTACTCAGATCACCGTCTATATTGATTGAGTAGGTTACCCCGTTGACTACAACAAGGGATGGCAGTAGCTTTCCTACTGTGATTCCTCCGACAATCTCATACTCGGTGTTGGTAGAGTTTGCTGAAGGCCCTCCTAGAATTGTACTGTGAAGAGATACACCCCTTGGGCCGATTGTGATGGTTTCGCCGTTAATAATTGTTTGCTTTGGGGCGATGTTGGCACCATAGGTGATAGTTGTAGAATGTAGAACAACGATGGAACTACCTATAGCTGTGACCATCTCTCCTCCCGTGACAATGTCATGAGTTGGTCGAGGTGATAGGTCCTGGAAGATGAGAGTCTCATGACCAACAGCTATAATTCCCGTCCCAAAAACGACCCTTTGGCCACTGATAGTTGTCGTTGCCTTTTCTGGTGAGATGCTCAGCGTAATGCCGTCAACAACAGCCTTTGTTCCTGAGATTATAACTGGAACTCCACCCAAGACTCCAGATGTGACTGCTGGGGTAGGTGTGGATACTTCTTGAGGTGCAGGTTTTGTGACTGTTGAACCCAAACCAACAACTGCAGTTGGAAAAATTGTGAATACATCAGTTCCGACTGTGATTGTAGTAGTCTGGCTCGGTCTCAGGCCAGATACTGTCTTTCCGTTGATGATAACTTGGTCTCCTCCGGCAGTGACTCGAAAAGTAGGAGCTGGAGGTTGCTTGACGCTTTGCAGAAGATTGGAGATGGGCGTACCAGTTGGCGGATTATCTATTACATCCCTAGTTCTATGAATACCATCTCCAATATCACCAGTGATCCACGTTGGACTGAAATCAGGAGTTGGTTCCGGTGCAAAAACTACGGAGGGGTTCTTGTCGGTTGTGATGAAAGTAATTATTCGCCGAGTAAACGATAGAAACGGTCTCATCGTGACAGTTATTCCACCTCCATTTCCCCCAGTAGCATCAGGGGCCGGCGTAATGATCTCCGGAAGGTCAAATGAAAACGTAATGgttggaagaggagcagcCAAGGCCGGTATACTGAAGTCAATTGTTGCAGAAGCCGTAGAGAAAGTTGCGGCCGTCTCCGGTGCAGTCGAGTTGGATATGTGGGTTGTGCTGTAAAACGTAATTAGAGCCTCGCCTGTAGGAGAGCAGTAATTTGGCGTTGTGATGGGCGAATAGGGAGGAGTATAGTCAGTACTATTCCCATAGAAGGTGATGGTTGTAGTATAGACAACGGAATATTCGGTAACAGCTCTATCACCAGGTAATGGAGTACACGGTACTATTGAAGTCGTGTTTATTAAAGAAGAATTGGTGgggaaaatattaaatttgcCGCCCGTCGTTGGAACAACGGACGAAAATACCGAAGCATCAACATTTCTCCAAGATGTGGTGGAGAGAGTACTACTAGACGactctataatataattcgGAATTGGCGTCGATATTTGACTGTGTTCTCCCGTCTCGTGTATGCTATCGGTCGCTGATAGTGAAGTAGGTCTCTTGAGATCATCGACTTCAGCACTTGGTACGGGCGTGGTAGATGGTGAAGAGGATGTTGATGGGGACGCTTGATATAAAAATGAACCTTCTGTGGCATTGAATTCCGCCGTTGGTGCAGAATCTGTCTTGGATATAGAAAGTTTGTTGTATTTGGTAGCAAATTCTGTCGGTTTCCAGAGTGTATCCTCGACCGCGGTATTACCTGTCGACAAGAGGCTACCTTGGACATTTTCCAAGGTACTATTGGACTGAAACAGGCGTCGCTGGTGGCGATGCTGCGGAAGTTCTGTATCGATATGTGAATAATAATATCCCTTTTGTCAGTAGAGCAAAAAGCTGCACACACCTAGTCTCGTAGCCGCTGTAGCAGCCTCTATGGCAAATGCTGTATAAAACAGCAGCGCAACATTTATTGCTTTCATCGTATTCCCGAAGATCGCGAGAATAGTTCAGGTCAATATATGCTTTAACTAAAGCTTATGGATACAGAACAGGATAAGTCAGTGGCTACGCCATCGAACTATAGTGACACAAAGATTTATAAGGGCATCATAGTGTGTGGCTAGATTTGAAGATTTCACCGAAAGCGAATAGCAAGTTGAAATGCTCTGCGCAAACAATAATCAGCTGCGGGACTGGGCTGCCTACTACGGTGGCGAAGCAGAATATTCGCGAATAGGCTCAGCTTGCTAGAAGAAAGCTCGGTCCAGGATATATGCGAAGTGCACCAATATTGCACCTGGCACTGCCGTAGTCGACTGCAGGCGAATACAAGTAGGAGATGAATACGAACAGCAGCTGGTCCTCACACTAACAGGACTCCATGCATCCTCTAGCAATGGCTAGCCTACCTTGGACCAACACACCATTTCGAGCTTGAAAAAGGGAGACAAAGAAGCGTCGAGTAACTCCGGCCGTTGTCGTGAGACATGGAATATCTGGCCAATATTCCTGACTCTAGAGTGGCTACACAGGCCTCCAGATATTGCAATTTGACTGTGCATTCTGGTAATGCTTCGTATATAGAGAGTTATGAGGTGCCGTAGGTTTGACAAGTATAAGCTGCACGAGCGGCTAGATGCAGAGACGTGGTGTTCCGTCAAACCCAGGCAGGCCAAATTTCACCAATAGATCAGACCAAGTCAACGGTCTACTATACACTCAGCCTTCCGACATTGACGGAGACACAGCGATGCAGCCAACCAGACCGTGGTGTGTCTTGGGTGTTGGAATAGGGGGCTTGGGGCCAATGGTAATTAAAAGGGAGAGCAAGGTCTTATTGTCTCATTTGAAACCCCAGTGCTCTGTACCATCATCAGAATTTCCCGCACGATACATATGGCTAggccaagccaaagaaggATTGTGTGTGACGCATGACAAGGTCACGGCTGCGTATACTTTGCAGGTGCTTCAAGAGATTGCTAGCCTCCGATGCAGGGCGGATGTAGGGGGGCAAATAATGCCCTCTCATTTGAAGCTTTGCGGCTCGCTTTCCGTGAAGAGCCCATGTACAACATGTGCTGAGCTCCAGTGGAGCTAAAAACCATAaatcgtttttttttctgggcgAAATTAATGTGCGGATCTTGGCGGCTTTCCTAATTTCAGCTGCAAGTATCGCCAACTCTAAATTCGAATGATCTTATTCTCCCTTGCTGGAAGTCTCTCTTAGCGTCCAATAACGCATCGCGTGGATGATCCGTTCAAATAGCAGATGCGTAAGAGAGATGATTGCGAGCTATTCACTAGATGAGAAAAGCCGACGTTTCTTTTTGTCCGTATTCTGAGACACCACTCACTCCCTTGGCTCAGCTTGCAGCGGTAATGC
Proteins encoded:
- a CDS encoding uncharacterized protein (EggNog:ENOG41~SECRETED:SignalP(1-19)), producing the protein MKAFVITIIASSLLSLGLANPVNVTERASGGVYVCPGPNWSPTNLCQDVQMTDGGCWTIPWQTLGSIGPDPGWVCSMFVEPGNCFASSGNLNSGGIWTPGVADLTTWNDGVSGKWNGYWFTQARTIQCVLG
- a CDS encoding uncharacterized protein (EggNog:ENOG41), translated to MTQEPIKTPKQLLSNSNLDSLHLSQHGSLPRDASGLRRDLSGGLSHSRLGPDDQRQPLPDESGAGVNADQLDKKLQRLTLDEALHDRPSVPGQRISEYEKALASQTAKQDVGFQVVKRSEPRSDGIRLDNFPNEILTHIFSHLPPDCHSSVALVSKRFWALVTTHHAWRMAFMRYFPGHTILDNHAKADATNSGTATAPSSDILRFETRYFPRLTSLATWRSEYLLRTRHLRSLARGKPGTPAGGTLSGRVGRAGKKNSAVLTYNSKLPWQVTNIHAVFLNGKKPPRVVQGAGDLGAASVSDPTTGKIEKWGLEDLFSMPQLDEVAPNLLPYGLGDGPAGVPNTMDVSYTYGVVAGEGFPGGRPFFRGINVPRGRYIGAEISAVDAHPDIPKIPEMSDAICSVWIAKSSAVTSTTQSMCGILTGSALGVVTAYSLGWDTTGPRYANGDVTARWIISPGVPIISLKVDDSFNQKRKSTSRVWAVALNALGEVYYLCDVPVGKPVRASGEDMTRNAWYTGRTVYWHLLDATRRVAREDELDKNATRGAYSPRSPSNGMHLSKEQLVAEAREIEKFMRYRPSHFRKVCDGWDMQRKLEVDFASDDGKGAGENIFVIDCGTAENRHASIQRYSRSLIPAQKPPSESTTPVAPISTSLFGSIGGFDHRISPVSESQTPLSPPPTPKSPPVPSTVIHDWSEQALELKGYSHDIITSVALDNSLPSLFTLGEDPLHTANEASSTTSPWADHGSREIPGRRTRFIVIGTNSGAVLVWNARDDDKTRGIQPLRILQTESPEVSAVAASGLYLVHGGSDGLVQAWDPLASIVEPIRTINARSNSRVPRQMLVMNPALRENTYSAVGAIFLDPDPTTLQGVVSFGAFLRYWSYGSQGHAAGRKRRVRHADMDNRLASRRQGAAVTDYIASEEAEMHREDEQQAREYSRRLKRFGALGDLTEEEAILYAQMVSEEAYHAEEQRRASDSAADASLDTASSFSENTVETVTPDPSIVEPSASEANGVAESEYEQQIQQAIRLSLMESVGNEGGQSPIETSRGNSSGDFDLPVNVKYKPESSKKGKQSESGSPSSSHTPVGGPLWQTTSEDEDLAIALSLSMQDQGGYSPPPSSDPDVGLGAQHEEFPSLPGDGFGKGKGKTVQRW
- a CDS encoding uncharacterized protein (EggNog:ENOG41~SECRETED:SignalP(1-21)), whose product is MKAINVALLFYTAFAIEAATAATRLELPQHRHQRRLFQSNSTLENVQGSLLSTGNTAVEDTLWKPTEFATKYNKLSISKTDSAPTAEFNATEGSFLYQASPSTSSSPSTTPVPSAEVDDLKRPTSLSATDSIHETGEHSQISTPIPNYIIESSSSTLSTTSWRNVDASVFSSVVPTTGGKFNIFPTNSSLINTTSIVPCTPLPGDRAVTEYSVVYTTTITFYGNSTDYTPPYSPITTPNYCSPTGEALITFYSTTHISNSTAPETAATFSTASATIDFSIPALAAPLPTITFSFDLPEIITPAPDATGGNGGGITVTMRPFLSFTRRIITFITTDKNPSVVFAPEPTPDFSPTWITGDIGDGIHRTRDVIDNPPTGTPISNLLQSVKQPPAPTFRVTAGGDQVIINGKTVSGLRPSQTTTITVGTDVFTIFPTAVVGLGSTVTKPAPQEVSTPTPAVTSGVLGGVPVIISGTKAVVDGITLSISPEKATTTISGQRVVFGTGIIAVGHETLIFQDLSPRPTHDIVTGGEMVTAIGSSIVVLHSTTITYGANIAPKQTIINGETITIGPRGVSLHSTILGGPSANSTNTEYEIVGGITVGKLLPSLVVVNGVTYSINIDGDLSNVETTVIDNQTITIGPNGLILSSQTLTYPESSVTATLLPSMPNFPAKTGNQDDLGGDDESSAVSIRLELSALFICLAISVWVTI